In a single window of the Limnochorda sp. L945t genome:
- a CDS encoding glycoside hydrolase family 31 protein: MVKRFCNRPGVPAGQERWKTDIVDLTDPVAVAAVDARAPSRVTFVGSHGERIAITSLEPAIVRVQVRPGDGGGLSRTWAIADASGDVPYEGRDREDLGRFSCPPFEQEPDMAGTLPQPAEPGAVLNLRGSVLHLRVQLSPFAITWYGPSGYLAGDHPALGYQCLPDGRVAHYLSRDTRERYFGLGEVAGPLDHHGRRFRLEPRDTLGYDAERTDPLYKHFPFVITLRPDGTAYGLLYDNPSAAEFDFGQELHNYYGPYRYATFRWGDVDLYFIYGPSIREVVERLTWLTGRMPLPPRWSLGYLASSMEYTEAPDPGERLEAFARRLAEESIPCDLVHLSSGYCRTPDGQRHVFQWDRTRIPDPPALMRRLHEAGLRVAANIKPAVLTTHPRFQELESQGCLVRQAGGGSRVYLQGFWGGQGAHLDFTAEQARRWWGEQVERCLLDAGIDATWNDNNEYPLWTADAQVALGHPALALNPVQTLLMVKTSREAQLRHRPGVRPYVITRSASVGMQRYAQTWSGDNTTSWRTLRYNVPMGLNLALSGMANAGHDVGGFFGDEPDAELLVRWVQNGIFHPRFCIHSWNWSGRPTEPWTYPETTPIIREAIALRYRLLPYLYSLFWEAATEGHPIHRPLVYEFQEDERARGESFDFMLGPFLLVPLVAEPGMRARPVYFPGNVEWFDFFTGAVAGRGGEEHEIPVPLERPAVLAREGALVPVGKVVPHVGASPDDFRGVRVYPGRDEDGENSFVLYEDDGETLAYQQGAFALVTLRARWDRREVRVSASVRSPGGWRPAYGSVRWLLPPREARRLVVQGDETGRGVDPESGWPFVDVALQPEG, from the coding sequence GTGGTGAAACGTTTCTGCAACCGGCCGGGAGTTCCTGCTGGCCAGGAAAGGTGGAAGACCGACATCGTGGACCTGACGGATCCGGTAGCGGTTGCCGCCGTGGACGCGAGGGCGCCTTCGCGGGTGACGTTCGTGGGAAGTCACGGGGAGCGCATCGCCATCACCAGCCTCGAGCCGGCCATCGTGCGCGTGCAGGTGCGGCCGGGCGACGGTGGCGGGCTTTCGCGCACGTGGGCCATTGCGGATGCCTCGGGCGACGTGCCGTACGAAGGGCGCGACCGGGAGGACCTGGGCCGCTTCTCGTGCCCGCCCTTCGAGCAGGAGCCCGACATGGCGGGGACCCTCCCGCAGCCGGCGGAGCCGGGCGCCGTGCTGAACCTGAGGGGTAGCGTACTGCACCTCCGAGTACAGTTGAGCCCGTTCGCCATCACCTGGTACGGCCCTTCCGGCTATCTCGCCGGGGACCATCCGGCCCTGGGGTACCAGTGCCTCCCGGACGGCCGGGTCGCTCACTACCTGAGCCGGGATACCAGGGAGCGCTACTTCGGGCTCGGGGAGGTGGCGGGGCCCCTCGATCACCACGGGCGGCGATTCCGCCTGGAGCCGAGAGACACCCTGGGTTACGACGCCGAGCGCACCGATCCCCTGTACAAGCACTTCCCGTTCGTGATCACGCTGCGGCCGGACGGCACGGCCTACGGTCTCTTGTACGACAACCCGTCGGCCGCGGAGTTCGACTTCGGCCAGGAGCTGCACAACTATTACGGGCCCTATCGCTACGCGACGTTCCGGTGGGGCGACGTGGACCTCTACTTCATCTACGGGCCGTCCATCCGGGAGGTCGTCGAGCGCCTCACCTGGCTCACGGGCCGCATGCCCCTGCCGCCCCGATGGAGCCTCGGATACCTCGCCTCGAGCATGGAGTACACAGAGGCACCGGATCCGGGGGAGCGCCTGGAGGCTTTCGCCCGCCGCCTGGCAGAAGAGTCGATCCCGTGCGACCTGGTGCACCTCTCCTCCGGGTATTGCCGTACCCCGGACGGGCAGCGCCACGTCTTCCAGTGGGACCGGACCCGTATCCCCGATCCGCCGGCCCTGATGCGGCGGCTCCACGAAGCGGGCCTGCGGGTGGCGGCCAACATCAAGCCGGCCGTCCTCACGACCCACCCGCGCTTCCAGGAGCTGGAGAGCCAGGGTTGCCTCGTCCGGCAGGCCGGCGGGGGCTCTCGGGTGTACCTGCAGGGGTTCTGGGGAGGCCAGGGGGCGCACCTCGACTTCACCGCCGAGCAGGCCCGGCGGTGGTGGGGAGAACAGGTGGAGCGGTGCCTGCTCGACGCGGGCATCGACGCGACCTGGAACGACAACAACGAATACCCGCTCTGGACGGCCGACGCACAGGTCGCTCTAGGCCATCCGGCCCTCGCGCTCAACCCCGTCCAGACCCTGCTGATGGTCAAGACGTCCCGCGAAGCCCAGCTGCGCCACCGCCCCGGCGTGCGGCCGTACGTGATCACGCGCAGCGCGAGCGTCGGGATGCAGCGCTACGCCCAGACCTGGTCGGGAGACAACACGACGTCGTGGCGGACCTTGCGGTACAACGTTCCCATGGGGCTCAACCTGGCTCTATCCGGGATGGCCAACGCCGGCCACGACGTGGGAGGCTTCTTCGGCGACGAGCCCGATGCGGAACTGCTGGTGCGGTGGGTGCAAAACGGCATCTTCCACCCGCGGTTTTGCATCCACTCGTGGAATTGGTCCGGCCGCCCCACCGAGCCGTGGACGTACCCCGAGACGACGCCCATCATCCGGGAGGCCATCGCGCTGCGTTACCGGCTGCTGCCGTACCTGTACTCTCTGTTCTGGGAGGCGGCCACGGAGGGGCATCCCATCCACCGGCCGCTCGTCTACGAGTTCCAGGAGGACGAGCGGGCCAGGGGCGAATCCTTCGACTTCATGCTGGGGCCGTTCTTGCTGGTGCCGCTGGTGGCCGAGCCGGGAATGAGGGCACGGCCTGTCTATTTCCCCGGAAATGTCGAATGGTTCGACTTTTTCACGGGAGCGGTCGCAGGGCGCGGAGGGGAGGAGCACGAGATCCCCGTCCCCCTGGAAAGGCCGGCGGTGCTCGCCAGGGAAGGAGCCCTCGTGCCCGTCGGCAAGGTCGTGCCGCACGTGGGAGCGAGTCCGGATGACTTCCGGGGGGTGCGGGTCTACCCGGGGCGCGACGAGGACGGGGAGAACTCGTTCGTCCTGTACGAGGACGACGGGGAGACGCTCGCGTACCAGCAGGGGGCTTTCGCTCTCGTGACCCTTCGTGCTCGATGGGATCGCCGGGAGGTGCGCGTCTCGGCGAGCGTACGCTCGCCGGGGGGATGGAGGCCCGCCTACGGCAGCGTGCGCTGGCTGTTACCCCCGCGCGAGGCGCGCCGGCTCGTCGTGCAAGGCGACGAAACGGGCAGGGGCGTGGACCCCGAAAGCGGCTGGCCGTTCGTCGATGTGGCCCTGCAACCGGAAGGATGA
- the iolB gene encoding 5-deoxy-glucuronate isomerase, with the protein MSADVRLHRRPRRAQGLEWVARAGADLRHLSFGLLRLEEGQVQEVALAGEEAVLVLVEGSLGVQGRVPGAPEGFAFDPVGPRAGVFRQRASAVYLPPGTEAVIRAHAPLLAAWITSPTGHAGQPGAATPAAGRAPRPVWIRPEEVRVAVRGKPGYQREVHDLVDERVPARRLLVGETFNRPGEWSSYPPHKHDTAIPGVETPLEEVYFFRVDPPQGFGVQMIYSPSREIDQAYRVLDGDVTLLPFGYHPVAAAPGYRIYYLWALAGAERHLSVHDDPDHAWVTARPD; encoded by the coding sequence TTGTCGGCAGACGTGCGTCTTCACCGCAGGCCCCGGAGAGCGCAGGGGCTGGAGTGGGTGGCCCGGGCAGGCGCAGACCTGCGCCATCTCTCCTTCGGTTTGCTGCGCCTGGAGGAGGGCCAGGTCCAAGAGGTGGCTCTCGCCGGCGAGGAGGCGGTGCTCGTGCTCGTGGAGGGCAGTCTGGGCGTGCAGGGCCGGGTGCCCGGGGCGCCCGAGGGCTTCGCCTTCGATCCGGTGGGCCCGAGAGCGGGGGTCTTCCGGCAACGGGCCAGCGCGGTCTACCTGCCGCCCGGTACCGAGGCGGTCATCCGGGCTCACGCCCCGCTGCTGGCGGCATGGATCACGTCACCCACCGGCCACGCCGGCCAACCGGGTGCAGCAACGCCCGCCGCGGGCCGGGCGCCCCGCCCCGTCTGGATCCGCCCGGAGGAGGTCCGCGTGGCCGTGCGGGGGAAGCCGGGCTACCAGCGAGAAGTCCACGATCTGGTGGACGAGCGGGTACCGGCCCGGCGCCTGCTGGTGGGGGAAACCTTCAACCGGCCCGGCGAATGGTCCAGTTACCCGCCCCACAAGCACGACACGGCCATCCCCGGCGTGGAGACTCCCCTGGAAGAGGTGTACTTCTTCCGGGTCGACCCGCCCCAGGGCTTCGGCGTCCAGATGATCTATAGCCCTTCCCGGGAAATCGATCAGGCGTACCGCGTCCTGGACGGCGACGTTACGCTGTTACCCTTCGGGTACCACCCGGTAGCGGCGGCCCCGGGGTATCGCATCTACTACCTGTGGGCCCTGGCCGGCGCCGAGCGGCACCTGAGCGTCCACGACGATCCCGACCACGCCTGGGTGACGGCCCGCCCGGACTGA